One genomic window of Microbacterium sp. BH-3-3-3 includes the following:
- a CDS encoding NAD(P)/FAD-dependent oxidoreductase: protein MTASDTRRYDVVIVGGGHNALVAAAYLARAGRRVVVIERSDAVGGAAVSERPWAGVDARLSRYSYLVSLLPQKIIDDLELRIDLRRRRYSSYTPDPHDPTRGILVDTQDAAATAASFVRTLGETGEAERFAAFGERLAPLGRAVFPTMTGPLPTADEVRESVGDDELWTALTERPLGDLLRSALDSDLARGIALTDGLIGTFASSDDPSLAQNRCFLYHVIGGETGHWDVPVGGMGAVAAELERAARDAGAEIVTGTDVISISPDGDVHTMTDRSEVYHGTLVLSGVGRAVLDDLLTAGGSPASAAEAPEGAQVKVNMLLSRLPRLRDSSVTPEAAFSGTFHVNETMTQLDAAYVAASGGLIPEPLPVEIYCHSLTDPSILGDDLRASGAQTLTMFGLQVPHRLIDDTDPVAAGARLLAAAQQSLDSVLAEPLRDCIFRAPDGRLCIEARTTSDLERSLNMVGGDIFHGGLSWPWLAAPATTPAARWGVSTPHSRVLLCGSSAQRGGAVSGIGGQNAAMAALEILEG from the coding sequence ATGACCGCTTCGGATACTCGCCGGTACGACGTCGTCATCGTGGGAGGAGGGCACAACGCCCTCGTCGCCGCGGCCTATCTCGCCCGCGCCGGGCGCCGCGTGGTGGTGATCGAGCGATCGGATGCCGTGGGCGGGGCCGCCGTGTCGGAGCGCCCGTGGGCCGGGGTCGATGCCCGCCTCTCGCGCTACTCGTACCTCGTCAGCCTGCTGCCGCAGAAGATCATCGACGACCTGGAACTGCGCATCGACCTGCGTCGGCGTCGCTACTCGTCGTACACACCCGACCCGCACGACCCGACCCGTGGCATCCTCGTCGACACCCAGGATGCCGCGGCGACCGCCGCCTCGTTCGTGCGCACCCTGGGCGAGACCGGGGAGGCCGAGCGGTTCGCCGCGTTCGGCGAACGCCTGGCCCCGCTGGGGCGCGCGGTCTTCCCCACCATGACCGGTCCCCTGCCGACGGCCGACGAGGTGCGCGAGAGCGTGGGCGACGATGAGCTGTGGACGGCGCTGACCGAGCGTCCGCTCGGCGACCTGCTGCGCAGCGCGCTCGACAGCGATCTCGCCCGCGGCATCGCTCTCACCGACGGCCTCATCGGAACCTTCGCCTCGTCGGACGACCCCTCGCTGGCGCAGAACCGCTGCTTCCTGTACCACGTCATCGGCGGCGAGACCGGGCACTGGGACGTGCCGGTGGGCGGCATGGGCGCCGTCGCCGCCGAACTAGAACGCGCGGCGCGCGACGCCGGTGCCGAGATCGTCACGGGCACCGACGTCATCTCGATCTCGCCCGACGGCGACGTGCACACGATGACCGACCGCTCCGAGGTGTACCACGGCACGCTCGTGCTGAGCGGAGTCGGTCGCGCGGTGCTCGACGACCTGCTCACCGCGGGGGGATCCCCGGCGAGCGCAGCCGAGGCGCCCGAGGGCGCGCAGGTCAAGGTCAACATGCTCCTGTCGCGGTTGCCGCGGCTGCGCGACTCCTCGGTCACCCCCGAGGCCGCCTTCTCGGGCACCTTCCACGTGAACGAGACGATGACCCAGTTGGATGCCGCGTACGTCGCGGCATCCGGGGGGCTCATCCCCGAGCCGCTTCCCGTCGAGATCTACTGCCACTCGCTGACCGACCCGTCGATCCTCGGCGACGACCTGCGGGCGAGCGGGGCGCAGACCCTGACGATGTTCGGCCTGCAGGTGCCCCACCGCCTGATCGACGACACCGATCCCGTCGCCGCGGGAGCGCGCCTGCTGGCCGCGGCGCAGCAGTCGCTCGACTCGGTGCTGGCCGAGCCGCTGCGCGACTGCATCTTTCGGGCGCCCGACGGGCGGCTCTGCATCGAGGCACGCACGACAAGCGACCTCGAGCGGTCGCTGAATATGGTGGGCGGCGACATCTTCCACGGCGGGCTGTCGTGGCCCTGGCTCGCGGCGCCGGCCACGACGCCGGCGGCGCGGTGGGGCGTGTCGACCCCGCACTCGCGCGTGCTGCTCTGCGGCTCGAGTGCGCAGCGCGGCGGCGCCGTCAGCGGGATCGGCGGGCAGAACGCGGCGATGGCGGCGCTCGAGATCCTGGAGGGGTGA
- a CDS encoding 3-oxoacid CoA-transferase subunit B — protein sequence MTTRISRTDLAARVASDIPEGAVVNLGIGAPTLVADYLPAGLEIVLHTENGMLGMGPAPERGRVDPDLINAGKQPVTALAGAAYFHHADSFAMMRGGHLDVCVLGAFQVSAGGDLANWSTGEPGAIPAVGGAMDLAIGAKDVFVMTDLLTKSGDPKLVAACTYPLTGVGCVSRVYTDHGVFDVTAEGFRVRELFGDNTHAEIETLLGLTLIEQDA from the coding sequence GTGACCACCCGCATCTCCCGCACGGATCTCGCCGCGCGGGTGGCATCCGACATCCCCGAAGGCGCCGTGGTGAACCTCGGCATCGGGGCGCCCACCCTCGTGGCCGACTACCTGCCCGCGGGTCTCGAGATCGTGCTGCACACCGAGAACGGCATGCTCGGAATGGGCCCCGCGCCCGAGCGTGGACGCGTCGACCCCGACCTCATCAACGCGGGCAAGCAGCCCGTGACCGCCCTCGCGGGGGCGGCGTACTTCCACCACGCCGACTCGTTCGCGATGATGCGCGGCGGCCACCTCGACGTCTGCGTGCTCGGTGCCTTCCAGGTGTCGGCGGGGGGAGACCTCGCCAACTGGTCGACGGGTGAGCCCGGGGCGATCCCCGCGGTCGGCGGGGCGATGGATCTCGCCATCGGCGCGAAGGACGTCTTCGTGATGACCGACCTGCTCACCAAGTCCGGCGATCCCAAGCTCGTCGCCGCGTGCACCTATCCGCTCACCGGCGTGGGCTGCGTCTCGCGCGTCTACACCGACCACGGCGTCTTCGACGTCACCGCCGAGGGCTTCCGCGTACGGGAGCTCTTCGGCGACAACACGCACGCCGAGATCGAGACCCTGCTCGGTCTCACCCTCATCGAACAGGACGCCTGA
- a CDS encoding 3-oxoacid CoA-transferase subunit A yields MIDKTVPDLATAVAGISDGATVMIGGFGRAGQPVELIDALIAHGASDLTVVNNNAGNGDTGLAALLAAGQVRKMICSFPRQSDSWVFDRLYREGKVELELVPQGNLAERIRAAGAGIGGFFTPTGFGTQLAEGKETRRIGDRDYVLEYPIHADAALISARAADRWGNLVYRETARNFGPIMAAAATTTIVQVDEIVELGTLDPETVVTPGLYVDRVVSVGERRWLREGAFVGGVDIEGRALAEEGAAQ; encoded by the coding sequence ATGATCGACAAAACCGTTCCCGACCTCGCGACCGCCGTCGCCGGCATCTCCGACGGTGCGACCGTGATGATCGGCGGTTTCGGTCGCGCAGGTCAACCCGTCGAACTGATCGACGCGCTCATCGCGCACGGCGCGAGCGACCTCACCGTCGTCAACAACAACGCCGGCAACGGCGACACGGGCCTGGCCGCGTTGCTCGCCGCGGGGCAGGTGCGCAAGATGATCTGCTCGTTCCCCCGCCAGAGCGATTCGTGGGTGTTCGACCGGCTCTACCGTGAGGGGAAGGTCGAGCTGGAGCTCGTGCCGCAGGGCAATCTCGCCGAGCGCATCCGCGCCGCGGGCGCCGGCATCGGCGGGTTCTTCACCCCCACCGGCTTCGGCACGCAGCTGGCTGAGGGCAAAGAGACGCGGCGCATCGGCGACCGCGACTACGTGCTCGAGTACCCCATCCACGCGGATGCCGCGCTGATCAGCGCCCGCGCCGCCGACCGGTGGGGCAACCTCGTCTACCGCGAGACGGCGCGCAACTTCGGACCGATCATGGCGGCGGCCGCCACCACGACCATCGTGCAGGTCGACGAGATCGTCGAACTCGGCACCCTCGACCCCGAGACCGTCGTCACCCCGGGCCTCTACGTCGACCGCGTGGTCTCGGTGGGTGAGCGTCGGTGGCTCCGCGAGGGAGCTTTCGTCGGTGGCGTCGACATCGAGGGCCGGGCTCTGGCCGAAGAAGGGGCAGCACAGTGA
- a CDS encoding GAF and ANTAR domain-containing protein — translation MTKTTRERELVDTFVELADTMVSGYDVVDLLHRLVTRCAQTLNVAGVGILIPDADGNLEVVASTSERSQLISLLQLSEDQGPCVDAYHSGEPVTVVDIAGIQERWPRFARAAGELGYRWMHAIPLRLRDEVIGSLNLFGDHAAALSADDALAARGLADIATIGILHERAFREADLARRQLQRALDSRIVIEQAKGILSHVHHIDMDAAFHQLRERARSTQQKLSDVARRVIEDATEGRSAPGGVADDARPSLIDRGSPEVRGPEARGRQDGDEKTF, via the coding sequence ATGACGAAGACGACGCGAGAGAGAGAACTGGTCGATACGTTCGTCGAACTCGCCGACACGATGGTCAGCGGCTACGACGTCGTCGACCTTCTGCACCGACTGGTCACCCGGTGCGCCCAGACCCTGAACGTGGCGGGAGTCGGCATCCTGATCCCGGATGCCGACGGAAACCTCGAGGTGGTGGCGTCGACCAGCGAGCGAAGTCAGCTCATCAGCCTTCTGCAGTTGAGTGAAGACCAGGGGCCGTGCGTAGACGCGTACCACTCCGGAGAGCCGGTCACCGTCGTCGACATCGCCGGCATCCAGGAGCGGTGGCCGCGGTTCGCTCGCGCAGCCGGCGAACTCGGGTATCGATGGATGCACGCGATCCCGTTGAGGCTCCGTGACGAGGTCATCGGCTCCCTGAACCTCTTCGGCGATCACGCCGCAGCGTTGAGCGCCGATGACGCGTTGGCGGCTCGCGGACTGGCGGACATCGCCACCATCGGCATTCTGCACGAGAGGGCGTTTCGCGAAGCCGACCTCGCGCGTCGGCAGCTGCAACGTGCGCTGGACAGTCGGATCGTCATCGAACAAGCGAAGGGGATCCTGTCGCACGTTCATCACATCGATATGGATGCCGCCTTCCACCAGCTGCGTGAACGCGCTCGAAGCACTCAGCAGAAGCTGTCGGATGTCGCTCGACGAGTGATCGAGGACGCGACGGAGGGCCGCAGTGCTCCGGGTGGAGTGGCGGACGATGCCCGCCCGTCTCTCATCGACAGGGGCTCCCCCGAAGTACGGGGGCCGGAGGCACGGGGTCGTCAGGACGGCGACGAGAAGACGTTCTGA
- a CDS encoding M23 family metallopeptidase encodes MRRLTVGDTAQSDDSRSEVAATAIDDAAPTAQMSSEPAPVDAEVAAQSEMLETVAAAVIETVIAATIEPTLPEVSAPDAAADADALEVTVVDERRTADADVAVILQSADTDVATTPVALPTSPITLPVTRRARRRPQAAVIIDSTQADDASPAVEMPDAASPEGHGVPATPTATDDDSADEFASAARLFAFTGETAVQRPAPVATASEPVVEGLPAAAAAPRTRRNVRRIATASFSVGVMGVVGLLTVGMTMPVSALASANGTDSVTAPATATTRLALGGDVQGGDATDAIQAYVAPAQAQAAVVDRADGYSATTYAKMAADSGITNPSNFYVNDPTAPIQWPFAVGVPITYGFGMRDGTMHEGADFVPGEGSPVQAIADGTVRIATEQGGAFGVTVLIDHEIDGQLVSSRYGHMQYGSLQVTQGQHVKVGQFLGRTGNTGRSFGAHTHVEILQNGTTPIDPIVWLRQHAGG; translated from the coding sequence ATGCGCCGCCTCACGGTGGGTGACACCGCGCAGAGCGACGACTCGCGCAGCGAGGTCGCCGCGACGGCGATCGACGACGCGGCCCCCACCGCACAGATGTCGTCGGAGCCCGCCCCGGTCGACGCCGAGGTCGCCGCGCAGTCCGAGATGCTCGAGACCGTCGCCGCCGCCGTCATCGAGACGGTCATCGCCGCGACGATCGAGCCCACGCTCCCCGAGGTCTCGGCGCCCGATGCCGCTGCCGACGCCGACGCCCTCGAGGTCACCGTCGTCGACGAGCGCCGCACCGCCGACGCCGATGTCGCCGTCATCCTGCAGAGCGCCGACACCGACGTCGCCACCACCCCCGTGGCGCTGCCCACCTCTCCCATCACCCTGCCCGTGACGCGACGCGCGCGTCGTCGTCCGCAGGCCGCGGTCATCATCGACAGCACCCAGGCCGATGACGCATCGCCCGCCGTCGAGATGCCGGATGCCGCGTCGCCCGAGGGCCATGGCGTGCCCGCGACCCCGACGGCCACCGATGACGACTCCGCCGACGAGTTCGCCTCGGCCGCCCGTCTCTTCGCGTTCACCGGTGAGACCGCCGTTCAGCGGCCCGCGCCCGTCGCCACGGCATCCGAGCCCGTCGTCGAGGGGCTGCCCGCCGCGGCCGCCGCTCCCCGCACGCGTCGGAACGTGCGCCGCATCGCGACCGCATCGTTCTCGGTGGGCGTCATGGGCGTCGTCGGCCTGCTGACCGTGGGCATGACCATGCCGGTCAGCGCGCTCGCCTCGGCGAACGGCACCGACAGTGTCACCGCCCCCGCGACCGCCACGACGCGCCTCGCGCTCGGTGGCGACGTGCAGGGCGGCGACGCCACGGACGCGATCCAGGCGTACGTCGCTCCCGCGCAGGCGCAGGCCGCCGTGGTCGACCGTGCCGATGGATACAGCGCGACGACGTACGCCAAGATGGCGGCCGACTCGGGCATCACGAACCCCTCGAACTTCTACGTCAACGACCCGACGGCGCCCATCCAGTGGCCCTTCGCCGTCGGTGTGCCGATCACGTACGGCTTCGGCATGCGCGACGGGACCATGCACGAGGGCGCCGACTTCGTTCCCGGTGAGGGCTCGCCCGTGCAGGCGATCGCCGACGGCACCGTGCGCATCGCGACCGAGCAGGGCGGCGCCTTCGGCGTCACCGTGCTCATCGATCACGAGATCGACGGACAACTGGTCTCGAGCCGCTACGGACACATGCAGTACGGCTCGCTCCAGGTCACGCAGGGTCAGCACGTGAAGGTCGGCCAGTTCCTCGGACGCACCGGCAACACGGGTCGGTCGTTCGGTGCGCACACCCACGTCGAGATCCTGCAGAACGGCACCACGCCGATCGACCCGATCGTCTGGCTGCGTCAGCACGCCGGAGGGTGA
- a CDS encoding IclR family transcriptional regulator C-terminal domain-containing protein, with protein sequence MSATGDGEGATGEFVQSLARGLEVIRTFDAEHPALTLSEVARRADLTRAAARRFLQTLETLGYVRADGRVFSLTPRVLELGFSYLSALSLPALAQPHLEHLSREVGESVSAAVLDGAEIVYVARVPTRRIMSVGITIGTRFPAYATSMGRVLLAAIPAERAREVVAASHPERLTPRTRTDVDAIVAELDAVRTQGWALVDGELEEGLRSLAAPLHDRSGAVVAAVNISASARGDADAWRDACLPALRAAAAEIDADIRLV encoded by the coding sequence GTGAGCGCGACGGGCGACGGCGAGGGTGCGACGGGCGAGTTCGTCCAGTCGCTGGCCCGCGGCCTCGAGGTCATCCGTACCTTCGACGCCGAGCACCCGGCCCTGACCCTCAGCGAGGTGGCCCGTCGGGCGGACCTCACCCGCGCGGCGGCCCGACGTTTCCTGCAGACGCTCGAGACCCTCGGGTACGTGCGCGCCGACGGTCGCGTCTTCTCGCTCACCCCGCGCGTGCTGGAGCTGGGTTTCAGCTACCTCTCGGCCCTGTCGCTGCCCGCTCTCGCCCAGCCGCACCTGGAACACCTGTCTCGCGAGGTCGGTGAGAGCGTCTCGGCCGCCGTGCTCGACGGCGCCGAGATCGTCTACGTCGCCCGCGTCCCCACCCGGCGGATCATGAGCGTCGGCATCACGATCGGGACGCGGTTTCCCGCGTACGCCACCAGCATGGGGCGCGTGCTGCTGGCGGCGATCCCCGCCGAGCGTGCGCGCGAGGTCGTCGCGGCGTCGCATCCCGAACGCCTCACCCCGCGCACCCGCACCGACGTCGACGCGATCGTCGCCGAACTCGACGCGGTGCGCACCCAGGGGTGGGCGCTCGTCGACGGAGAGCTCGAGGAGGGCTTGCGGTCGCTGGCCGCTCCGCTGCACGACCGCTCGGGAGCCGTGGTGGCGGCGGTGAACATCTCGGCGAGCGCCCGCGGCGACGCCGACGCATGGCGCGATGCCTGCCTGCCAGCCCTGCGCGCCGCCGCCGCCGAGATCGACGCGGACATCCGACTCGTCTGA
- a CDS encoding GAF and ANTAR domain-containing protein has protein sequence MAISTLSDPFELGIVCASDDVATELEQTQLDLGFGPGWQAKTARVPTLLPDVEHAHPAAWSALLTAAHAHRIRAVYAFPMTVGAIDVGVVDLYATTAHALNTRQVENAWAMAGVAAVRVVDRILTELNFPPSPQGLPGRFIHQATGMVMAQLRVPSTDALVVIRAHAFSTGTSIPDVAEAIIRRDIDFSV, from the coding sequence GTGGCCATCTCGACGCTGAGCGATCCGTTCGAGTTGGGCATTGTCTGCGCGAGCGACGATGTCGCCACCGAACTCGAGCAGACACAGCTCGATCTGGGATTCGGGCCCGGCTGGCAGGCGAAGACGGCGCGAGTTCCGACGCTCCTCCCTGACGTGGAGCACGCTCACCCCGCTGCGTGGTCCGCTCTTCTGACCGCGGCTCATGCTCACCGGATTCGAGCCGTGTACGCGTTCCCGATGACGGTGGGAGCAATAGATGTGGGGGTTGTCGATCTCTATGCGACGACCGCGCACGCCTTGAATACGCGGCAGGTCGAGAATGCCTGGGCGATGGCGGGTGTCGCTGCCGTTCGCGTCGTCGATCGGATTCTCACCGAACTGAATTTTCCTCCCAGCCCGCAGGGTCTGCCAGGGCGATTCATTCATCAAGCGACGGGGATGGTGATGGCACAGTTGCGGGTGCCCTCGACCGATGCGCTTGTCGTGATACGCGCCCACGCTTTTTCCACGGGCACGTCGATTCCCGACGTCGCGGAGGCCATCATCCGACGTGACATCGATTTTTCGGTCTGA
- a CDS encoding PLP-dependent aminotransferase family protein, translating into MISLGVLDRSSAVPLHEQLAHGLRAAVLAGRVAGGEAVPSTRALSADLGVARGTVVAAYEILAGEGYLLTRPGGGTVVADIAVRAPVAAADSPDRLVVEPAVLDLRPGRPGTTGLADAAWRSAWRRASATDPVADVADPAGAMALRAEIARHLGRTRGVDVSVGDVLITAGSSDAMLLTLIALAPRGDRQRLRVGIEDPGYPRVRMILRRLGIEAVPVPVRLGSGLDLDALERQRDLDAVIVTPNHHYPLGSRLDAEDRARLLAWAARDDVVVVEDDYDSEFPHGRAPLPPLHLLDPARVVLIGSLSKVLTPAVRCGWIVATGAVGERIRAARDDLDSPVSLVQQHALALYLAEGALARHTARRRREYRHRRRLLLEAFAGVPGVELAATDGGLHAVALLTGGGEGAENAVVSELLARGIRVAPLAGYAVGGDSAGSADSAASDPGVVSARSEAPAGIVFGYAEPTTVALVEAVGVMLTVLRTHARRGHAPTPTPEPSRAEGSAREGAPTARRRPEGQAVADRTAYLTPPGSRAPPSPRSARRSR; encoded by the coding sequence GTGATCTCCCTCGGCGTCCTCGATCGATCCTCCGCCGTGCCCCTGCACGAGCAACTCGCGCACGGTCTGCGTGCGGCGGTGCTCGCGGGGCGCGTCGCCGGTGGCGAGGCGGTCCCCTCGACGCGGGCACTGTCGGCCGACCTGGGGGTCGCGCGGGGAACGGTGGTCGCGGCCTACGAGATCCTCGCGGGCGAGGGATACCTGCTCACGCGGCCCGGGGGTGGAACGGTCGTCGCCGACATCGCCGTGCGCGCGCCCGTCGCGGCGGCCGATTCGCCCGACCGCCTCGTCGTGGAACCCGCGGTGCTCGACCTGCGGCCCGGGCGCCCGGGCACGACCGGCCTCGCCGATGCCGCGTGGCGCTCCGCCTGGCGGCGGGCGAGCGCCACCGATCCCGTCGCCGACGTCGCCGACCCCGCGGGCGCCATGGCGCTGAGGGCCGAGATCGCGCGGCACCTCGGGCGTACGCGCGGCGTCGACGTCTCGGTCGGCGACGTGCTGATCACGGCGGGCAGCAGCGACGCGATGCTGCTGACGCTGATCGCGCTCGCGCCGCGCGGTGACCGGCAGCGCCTGCGCGTCGGTATCGAAGACCCGGGCTACCCCCGCGTGCGCATGATCCTGCGCCGTCTGGGGATCGAGGCCGTCCCCGTGCCGGTCCGTCTCGGCTCGGGGCTCGACCTCGACGCGCTCGAGCGGCAGCGCGATCTCGACGCCGTCATCGTGACCCCGAACCACCACTACCCCCTCGGGAGTCGTCTGGATGCCGAGGACCGCGCCCGCCTGCTCGCCTGGGCCGCGCGGGACGACGTGGTCGTCGTCGAAGACGACTACGACAGCGAGTTCCCCCACGGGCGCGCGCCGCTTCCGCCGCTGCACCTGCTCGATCCGGCGCGGGTCGTGCTGATCGGAAGCCTGTCGAAGGTGCTCACCCCGGCCGTGCGGTGCGGGTGGATCGTCGCGACCGGCGCGGTGGGGGAACGCATCCGCGCGGCGCGCGACGACCTCGACTCTCCCGTTTCGCTCGTGCAGCAGCACGCGCTCGCGCTGTACCTGGCCGAAGGAGCCCTCGCCCGCCACACCGCGCGGCGGCGGCGCGAGTACCGCCATCGGCGCCGCCTGCTGCTCGAGGCCTTCGCGGGTGTGCCCGGCGTCGAGCTGGCCGCCACCGACGGCGGACTGCACGCCGTGGCGCTGCTGACGGGCGGCGGAGAAGGCGCCGAGAACGCCGTCGTCTCGGAGCTGCTCGCGCGCGGCATCCGCGTCGCGCCGCTCGCGGGCTACGCGGTGGGTGGTGACTCCGCTGGGTCCGCCGATTCAGCGGCGAGCGATCCCGGCGTCGTCTCCGCGCGCTCCGAGGCCCCGGCGGGGATCGTCTTCGGATACGCCGAGCCCACGACGGTCGCGCTCGTCGAGGCGGTCGGCGTGATGCTCACCGTTCTGCGGACGCACGCGCGCCGGGGCCACGCGCCGACCCCGACGCCCGAACCCAGCCGAGCTGAGGGCTCCGCGCGTGAGGGCGCTCCCACGGCGCGTCGTCGACCGGAGGGGCAAGCCGTCGCCGACCGCACCGCGTACCTCACCCCTCCAGGATCTCGAGCGCCGCCATCGCCGCGTTCTGCCCGCCGATCCCGCTGA
- a CDS encoding inositol monophosphatase family protein produces the protein MTLAAELLDIATRIVREAGELAHRRRIEGVTVAATKSAAADIVTAADREVEAFIRAELARVRPDDGFFGEESGADVGTSGITWVVDPIDGTVNYAYGIPAWAVSIAAVEGTADTATWTAIAGVVFNPVTGELFRASRGGGAWLGDQRLSVSAHVGEAGGLVATGFGYNPATHGPALAQLSRVMPIARDVRRIGAASLDLASVAAGRMDAYYERGTQPWDHAAGALLVEEAGGVVGGAPGGRPGNGMVIAAGAAFYARLEPLLDIEG, from the coding sequence ATGACTCTCGCTGCGGAACTGCTCGACATCGCCACGCGGATCGTTCGGGAGGCGGGCGAACTCGCGCACCGTCGCCGCATCGAGGGGGTGACGGTGGCCGCCACCAAGTCGGCCGCCGCCGACATCGTCACCGCCGCCGATCGCGAGGTCGAAGCCTTCATCCGCGCGGAACTCGCGCGGGTGCGTCCCGACGACGGCTTCTTCGGCGAGGAGTCCGGCGCCGACGTGGGGACGAGCGGCATCACCTGGGTGGTCGATCCGATCGACGGCACCGTCAACTACGCCTACGGCATTCCCGCCTGGGCCGTGAGCATCGCCGCGGTCGAGGGCACCGCCGACACCGCGACGTGGACGGCGATCGCCGGCGTCGTCTTCAACCCGGTGACGGGTGAGCTTTTCCGCGCCTCGCGCGGCGGGGGAGCCTGGCTCGGCGATCAGCGTCTCTCGGTCTCGGCCCACGTGGGAGAGGCGGGCGGTCTGGTGGCCACGGGCTTCGGGTACAACCCCGCGACGCACGGTCCGGCGCTGGCGCAGCTGTCGCGCGTCATGCCCATCGCGCGCGATGTGCGCCGTATCGGCGCGGCCTCGCTCGACCTGGCCTCGGTCGCCGCGGGCCGCATGGACGCCTACTACGAGCGCGGAACGCAGCCCTGGGATCACGCGGCGGGAGCCCTCCTCGTCGAGGAAGCGGGCGGGGTCGTGGGTGGCGCGCCGGGTGGTCGTCCGGGGAACGGAATGGTCATCGCGGCGGGCGCGGCGTTCTACGCGCGCCTCGAGCCGCTGCTCGACATCGAGGGGTGA
- a CDS encoding MerR family transcriptional regulator encodes MRPFPVPPRQVLIGDAAAFVGITPRAIRHYHQVDLLPERERGADGRRRYGYEDVIRLLWIRRMTDAGIALDDIRDAFADAAPGEDGGDEAVESVLARLDEALAAQEAELQRKRAAVQRMRTRGSRRGLLDDIVSRRLEGAPEGSLRQDDLDVLLVTERIFGPLGAAVQAGRFVALALHPDLRAESDRVSAAEEALDDLVAVDDPRVAQIAAERHAFETALMRVVEESGQFEEDDALFEAWDESHPPEGVDTVPDPHPARQARAQSAADIIWAMPYDFSPARLRCMELAVRLGSSEVPVP; translated from the coding sequence ATGCGCCCGTTCCCCGTCCCGCCCCGTCAGGTCCTGATCGGCGACGCCGCGGCGTTCGTCGGCATCACTCCCCGGGCGATCCGGCACTACCACCAGGTCGATCTGCTGCCGGAGCGCGAGCGGGGCGCCGACGGTCGCCGCCGATACGGGTACGAAGACGTCATCCGGCTGCTCTGGATCCGGCGGATGACCGACGCCGGAATCGCCCTCGACGACATCCGCGACGCGTTCGCCGACGCGGCGCCGGGCGAGGACGGCGGTGACGAGGCGGTCGAGAGCGTCCTCGCACGCCTGGACGAGGCCCTTGCCGCGCAAGAAGCCGAGTTGCAGCGGAAGAGGGCTGCGGTGCAGCGGATGCGCACGCGCGGCAGCCGGCGTGGGCTGCTCGACGACATCGTCTCGCGCCGCCTCGAGGGCGCTCCCGAGGGCTCGCTCCGCCAAGACGACCTCGACGTGCTGCTGGTCACCGAGCGGATCTTCGGTCCGCTCGGCGCCGCCGTTCAGGCGGGCCGTTTCGTCGCCCTGGCCTTGCACCCCGATCTGCGCGCCGAGTCCGACCGCGTCTCTGCCGCCGAGGAAGCGCTCGACGACCTGGTCGCCGTCGATGACCCCCGGGTGGCGCAGATCGCCGCCGAGCGGCACGCTTTCGAGACCGCGCTGATGCGCGTCGTCGAAGAGTCCGGCCAGTTCGAGGAAGACGATGCCCTCTTCGAGGCCTGGGACGAGTCGCACCCGCCCGAGGGCGTCGACACGGTGCCCGACCCTCACCCCGCGAGGCAGGCGCGCGCGCAGAGCGCGGCCGACATCATCTGGGCGATGCCCTACGACTTCTCTCCGGCACGCCTCCGCTGCATGGAACTGGCGGTGCGCCTCGGGTCGTCGGAGGTGCCGGTTCCTTGA